One region of Amphiprion ocellaris isolate individual 3 ecotype Okinawa chromosome 9, ASM2253959v1, whole genome shotgun sequence genomic DNA includes:
- the rspo1 gene encoding R-spondin-1 has protein sequence MQLGLVALAMIFLSSMGHSDVLKLSKARRQRRVSTEGPPACPKGCDRCSEYNGCIKCKPKLFIFLERNDIRQIGVCLASCPMGYFGMRNPEGNNRCTQCKIDNCEACFNRNFCTKCKEGLYSHSGRCYVSCPPGQRTANETMECVGQPSSECELGEWSQWGSCMKKNKTCGFKKGSQSRVRVPLLQVHSLDTSPSFVPSQTCIPETEKRKCVVTKTPCARERKNKGDRQDDANRRDRENTRGRGGSRGGGGGGGGGGGGGGGGGGGGGGGGGGGGKRRKSQSRTTTAPSFTTSSVT, from the exons ATGCAGCTGGGACTGGTGGCGCTGGCAATGATCTTTCTCAGCTCCATGGGTCACAGCGATGTTCTCAAGCTTTCCAAGGCAAGGAGGCAGAGACGGG TTAGTACTGAGGGGCCACCAGCTTGCCCCAAAGGCTGTGACCGTTGCTCTGAGTATAATGGCTGCATTAAGTGTAAGCCCAAACTCTTCATCTTCCTGGAGCGCAATGACATCCGTCAGATCGGTGTGTGCCTCGCCTCCTGCCCCATGGGATACTTTGGCATGAGAAACCCAGAGGGCAATAACCGATGCACAC AATGTAAAATAGACAATTGTGAAGCGTGTTTCAATCgcaatttttgcacaaaatgtaAGGAGGGCTTGTATTCACACAGTGGGCGATGTTATGTCAGCTGCCCCCCAGGACAGCGCACCGCCAACGAGACCATGGAATGTGTTG GTCAGCCTTCTTCAGAGTGTGAACTGGGTGAGTGGAGCCAGTGGGGTTCCTGTATGAAGAAGAATAAAACGTGTGGATTTAAAAAGGGCTCCCAGTCCCGGGTCCGTGTACCCCTTCTGCAGGTTCACAGTCTGGACACCTCCCCTTCTTTTGTACCCTCACAGACCTGCATtccagagacagagaagaggaagtGTGTTGTGACCAAGACGCCTTGTGCGAGAG AGAGGAAGAATAAGGGAGACAGACAAGACGATGCAaacaggagagacagagaaaatacACGTGGACGAGGTGgtagcagaggaggaggaggaggaggaggaggaggaggaggaggaggaggaggaggaggaggaggaggaggaggaggaggaggaggaggagggaagcgaAGGAAAAGCCAGAGCAGGACCACCACTGCTCCCAGCTTTACAACCAGCTCTGTCACCTAA